In Streptomyces sp. NBC_00704, a genomic segment contains:
- a CDS encoding SixA phosphatase family protein has translation MTAPGTGSPNGGAPRRLVVLRHAKSAWPHGVPDHERPLAPRGLRDAPAAGRALDEAGCRPDLALCSTAVRVGRTWELVHARWDPPPPVRFDPRLYGADAAALLDIVHETPDEVGTLLLVGHNPGLAELVLHLAGEAAGDTLDQVRLKFPTSAVAVLTWHGPHWRALTPGAALLTSMTVPRGA, from the coding sequence GTGACCGCACCCGGCACCGGATCGCCGAACGGCGGCGCGCCGCGTCGGCTGGTCGTGCTGCGGCATGCCAAGTCGGCCTGGCCGCACGGCGTTCCGGACCACGAGCGGCCGCTCGCCCCGCGCGGCCTCAGGGACGCGCCGGCGGCCGGCCGCGCGCTCGACGAAGCCGGCTGCCGCCCGGATCTCGCCCTGTGCTCCACCGCCGTCCGCGTCGGCCGGACCTGGGAACTGGTCCACGCCCGCTGGGACCCGCCGCCCCCGGTGCGCTTCGACCCGCGGCTCTACGGAGCGGACGCGGCCGCCCTCCTGGACATCGTCCACGAGACGCCCGACGAGGTCGGCACCCTGCTGCTGGTCGGGCACAACCCCGGCCTGGCGGAACTCGTCCTCCACCTGGCGGGAGAGGCCGCCGGCGACACGCTCGACCAGGTACGGCTGAAGTTCCCCACGTCGGCCGTCGCCGTCCTGACCTGGCACGGCCCGCACTGGCGGGCCCTGACGCCCGGCGCGGCCCTGCTCACCTCGATGACCGTGCCCAGGGGCGCCTGA
- a CDS encoding acyltransferase: MPKRKNTFSSWRRRQVQRAVHAGWSWVQRTASVTAERPGRLRFGSIGVGTRLAFPLGTVFGEPWIHLGAHCIVGEQVTLTAGLMPDLDLGPDPILRLGDGVVLGRGSHVIADTTVTIGSDCYFGPYVYVTSTNHSYDDPHEPIGKQWPRMEPVEIGPGCWIGTGAVILPGARIGRNVVVAAGAVVRGTVPDHAVVAGAPARVVRRWTPADGWQPPLRSPAPVPIPDDVTPDQLVALSELDEETVAKLARLEPGS; this comes from the coding sequence GTGCCGAAGCGCAAGAACACGTTCTCATCATGGCGGCGCCGACAGGTGCAGCGCGCCGTCCACGCGGGCTGGTCCTGGGTGCAGCGCACGGCCTCCGTCACCGCCGAGCGGCCGGGGCGCCTGCGCTTCGGCTCGATCGGCGTCGGCACCCGGCTCGCCTTCCCCCTCGGCACGGTCTTCGGCGAGCCCTGGATCCACCTCGGCGCGCACTGCATCGTCGGCGAGCAGGTGACGCTGACCGCGGGTCTGATGCCCGATCTCGACCTCGGCCCCGACCCGATCCTGCGCCTCGGCGACGGAGTCGTCCTCGGCCGCGGCAGCCATGTCATCGCCGACACGACCGTCACCATCGGCAGCGACTGCTACTTCGGCCCGTACGTGTACGTCACCTCCACCAACCACTCCTACGACGATCCGCACGAGCCGATCGGCAAGCAGTGGCCCCGCATGGAGCCCGTGGAGATCGGTCCGGGGTGCTGGATCGGCACCGGCGCCGTGATCCTGCCGGGGGCGCGCATCGGGCGGAACGTCGTCGTCGCGGCCGGCGCGGTCGTGCGCGGGACCGTGCCCGACCACGCTGTCGTCGCGGGGGCGCCCGCCAGGGTCGTCCGGCGCTGGACGCCCGCCGACGGCTGGCAGCCGCCGCTGCGCAGTCCCGCCCCGGTGCCGATACCGGACGACGTGACGCCCGACCAGCTGGTCGCGCTCTCCGAGCTGGACGAGGAGACCGTGGCGAAGCTGGCCCGGCTGGAGCCCGGCAGCTGA
- a CDS encoding CoA-binding protein: MYGDEATIRKILTATGDTWAVVGLSTNRGRAAYGVAEVLRRFGKRVVPVHPKAETVHGERGYASLADIPFAVDVVDVFVNSDLAGAVADEAVATGARAVWFQLGVVDEAAYSRTRAAGLDMVMDRCPAIEIPRLA; encoded by the coding sequence GTGTACGGCGACGAGGCGACGATCCGGAAGATCCTCACCGCAACCGGTGACACCTGGGCCGTGGTGGGCCTGTCGACCAACCGCGGGCGCGCGGCCTACGGGGTCGCCGAGGTGCTCCGGCGCTTCGGCAAGCGGGTGGTGCCCGTCCACCCGAAGGCGGAGACCGTGCACGGCGAGCGGGGATACGCCTCCCTCGCCGACATCCCCTTCGCGGTGGACGTCGTCGACGTCTTCGTCAACAGCGACCTCGCGGGAGCCGTGGCCGACGAGGCGGTGGCCACGGGCGCTCGGGCGGTGTGGTTCCAGCTCGGCGTCGTCGACGAGGCCGCCTACAGCCGCACCAGGGCCGCCGGTCTGGACATGGTCATGGACCGCTGCCCCGCGATCGAGATCCCCCGCCTGGCCTGA
- a CDS encoding YigZ family protein has protein sequence MQDEYRTVARAGVHESEVNRSRFLCALAPAATEREAQDFLASVRREHADATHNCWAYVIGADAAVQKASDDGEPGGTAGVPMLQMLLRRDMRYVVAVVTRYYGGVKLGAGGLIRAYGGAVGEAIDSLGVLTRRRFRLATVTVDHQRAGKVHNDLLATGRQVRDVRYGEAVAIEIGLPDAEVDAFRSWLADATAGTAGFALGDEAYGDV, from the coding sequence ATGCAGGACGAGTACCGCACCGTCGCCCGCGCGGGCGTGCACGAGAGCGAGGTCAACCGGTCCCGCTTCCTGTGCGCCCTCGCTCCGGCCGCCACCGAACGGGAGGCCCAGGACTTCCTCGCCTCCGTCCGCAGGGAGCACGCCGACGCCACCCACAACTGCTGGGCGTACGTCATCGGCGCCGACGCCGCCGTGCAGAAGGCGAGCGACGACGGCGAGCCCGGCGGCACGGCCGGCGTCCCGATGCTGCAGATGCTGCTGCGCCGCGACATGCGGTACGTCGTCGCCGTCGTCACCCGCTACTACGGCGGTGTCAAGCTCGGCGCGGGGGGCCTGATCCGGGCGTACGGCGGCGCGGTCGGCGAGGCGATCGACTCCCTCGGCGTCCTCACCCGCCGCCGCTTCCGGCTCGCCACGGTGACCGTCGACCACCAGCGCGCCGGCAAGGTGCACAACGACCTGCTCGCGACCGGACGCCAGGTGCGCGACGTCCGCTACGGCGAGGCGGTGGCCATCGAGATCGGCCTGCCGGACGCCGAGGTGGACGCCTTCCGCTCCTGGCTGGCCGACGCGACCGCGGGCACGGCCGGCTTCGCGCTGGGCGACGAGGCCTACGGGGACGTGTGA
- a CDS encoding helix-turn-helix domain-containing protein, which translates to MSDLDLLTQSLARNLKRWRTERGFTLDALAARAGVSRGMLIQIEQARTNPSLGTVVKIGDALGVSITTLLDYERGPKVRIVPADQAVRLWHTDAGSYSRLLAGAEAPGPLEMWDWLLMPGESSGSDPHPLGTVEIAHVTAGELTLTVDGTEHRVPAGASVTFEANAAHRYANLGETPMRMVLTVSVPPPAPAPH; encoded by the coding sequence GTGTCGGATCTCGACCTGCTGACCCAGTCCCTGGCGCGCAACCTCAAACGGTGGCGCACCGAGCGCGGCTTCACCCTCGACGCGCTCGCGGCGCGCGCCGGGGTCAGCCGCGGCATGCTGATCCAGATCGAGCAGGCCCGCACCAATCCCAGCCTCGGCACGGTCGTCAAGATCGGCGACGCGCTCGGGGTCAGCATCACCACCCTGCTCGACTACGAGCGCGGCCCGAAGGTCCGTATCGTCCCCGCCGACCAGGCCGTGCGGCTGTGGCACACCGACGCGGGCAGCTACAGCAGGCTCCTCGCGGGGGCGGAGGCGCCGGGTCCGCTGGAGATGTGGGACTGGCTGCTGATGCCCGGCGAGAGCAGCGGCTCGGACCCGCACCCGCTCGGCACCGTCGAGATCGCCCATGTCACCGCCGGCGAGCTGACGCTCACCGTCGACGGCACCGAGCACCGCGTCCCGGCCGGCGCGAGCGTCACGTTCGAGGCCAACGCCGCGCACCGGTACGCCAATCTGGGCGAGACCCCGATGCGGATGGTCCTGACGGTCTCGGTGCCCCCGCCGGCGCCCGCCCCGCACTAG
- a CDS encoding exonuclease SbcCD subunit D gives MRLLHTSDWHLGRAFHRVNMLGAQAEFIGHLVATVREREVDAVVVSGDVYDRAVPPLAAVELFDDALHRLAGLGVPTVMISGNHDSARRLGVGAGLIGRAGVHLRTDPAAAGTPVVLTDAFGDVAFYGLPYLEPALVKDEFGVDTAAHEAVLAAAMDRVRADLAARARGTRSVVLAHAFVAGGEPSDSERDITVGGVASVPAGVFAGVDYTALGHLHGCQTITERVRYSGSPLPYSFSESAHRKTMWLVDLGAGGEITAERVDCPVPRALARIRGTLEELLADPALARHEQAWVEATLTDAVRPADPMARLTERFPHTLSLVFAPERAPDDPGVSYARRLADRSDQEIAEDFVAHVRGAGPDAREQGVLRDAFDAVRADDMAGEVAR, from the coding sequence ATGAGGCTCCTGCACACTTCCGACTGGCATCTCGGCCGGGCGTTCCACCGGGTGAACATGCTCGGCGCCCAGGCCGAGTTCATCGGTCACCTCGTCGCCACCGTGCGTGAGCGCGAGGTCGACGCGGTGGTCGTGTCGGGGGACGTGTACGACCGCGCGGTGCCTCCGCTGGCCGCGGTCGAGCTCTTCGACGACGCCCTGCACCGGCTGGCCGGTCTCGGGGTGCCCACGGTGATGATCTCCGGCAACCACGACTCCGCCCGCCGGCTCGGCGTCGGGGCCGGCCTCATCGGGCGCGCGGGCGTCCACCTGCGCACGGATCCGGCCGCCGCCGGCACGCCCGTGGTGCTGACGGACGCCTTCGGCGACGTCGCCTTCTACGGCCTGCCCTACCTCGAACCCGCGCTGGTGAAGGACGAGTTCGGTGTGGACACGGCCGCCCACGAGGCCGTCCTCGCCGCCGCGATGGACCGGGTCCGCGCCGACCTCGCCGCCCGCGCGCGGGGAACGCGCTCCGTCGTCCTCGCCCATGCCTTCGTCGCCGGCGGCGAGCCCAGCGACAGCGAACGCGACATCACCGTCGGCGGCGTCGCCTCCGTGCCCGCCGGAGTCTTCGCCGGAGTCGACTACACGGCGCTCGGCCATCTGCACGGCTGCCAGACGATCACCGAGCGGGTGCGCTACTCGGGCTCCCCGCTGCCCTACTCCTTCTCCGAGAGCGCGCACCGCAAGACCATGTGGCTGGTGGACCTCGGAGCCGGTGGGGAGATCACCGCCGAGCGCGTCGACTGCCCGGTGCCCCGAGCGCTTGCCCGCATCCGGGGAACACTGGAGGAACTCCTCGCCGACCCCGCGCTCGCCCGCCACGAGCAGGCGTGGGTCGAGGCCACGCTCACCGACGCCGTCCGCCCCGCCGACCCCATGGCCCGCCTCACCGAGCGGTTCCCGCACACGCTCAGCCTCGTCTTCGCGCCCGAGCGAGCACCCGACGACCCCGGCGTGTCCTACGCCCGCCGCCTCGCCGACCGCAGCGACCAGGAGATCGCCGAGGACTTCGTCGCCCACGTGCGGGGAGCGGGGCCCGACGCGCGCGAGCAGGGCGTGCTGCGCGACGCCTTCGACGCGGTCCGCGCGGACGACATGGCCGGGGAGGTGGCGCGATGA
- a CDS encoding DMT family transporter — MTALFALATSLLWGLADFGGGLLTRRAPALIVVVVSQSIPALVLGGVVVVTGGWSEAGPRLWFAVAAGLVGPVALLSFYKALALGPMGVVSPLAALGVAVPVSVGLVLGERPGLVQVAGIAVAVVGIVLAGGPQLRGAPVQRRAVLLTLVAALGFGTVFVLITEASTTVTGLFLALFVQRVTNVAAGGAALYVAVRRGAPALPEGGLPLASLPAYGLVGLADVAANGTYAVAAQHGPVTVAAVLASLYPVVTALAARGFLRERLRAVQAAGAGLALLGTLLLATG, encoded by the coding sequence GTGACAGCACTCTTCGCCCTGGCCACCAGCCTCCTGTGGGGTCTGGCCGACTTCGGCGGCGGTCTGCTGACCCGGCGCGCCCCGGCCCTCATCGTGGTGGTCGTCTCGCAGTCGATCCCGGCCCTGGTCCTCGGCGGCGTCGTGGTCGTCACCGGCGGCTGGAGCGAGGCCGGTCCCCGGCTGTGGTTCGCGGTCGCCGCCGGGCTGGTCGGGCCGGTCGCCCTGCTCTCCTTCTACAAGGCGCTCGCGCTCGGTCCCATGGGGGTCGTGTCCCCGCTCGCCGCGCTCGGCGTCGCCGTGCCGGTCTCGGTCGGGCTGGTCCTCGGCGAACGGCCGGGCCTCGTCCAGGTCGCGGGCATCGCGGTCGCCGTCGTCGGGATCGTCCTCGCGGGCGGCCCGCAGCTGCGGGGAGCGCCGGTGCAGCGCCGGGCCGTGCTGCTCACGCTGGTCGCGGCGCTCGGCTTCGGCACGGTGTTCGTGCTGATCACCGAGGCCTCCACGACCGTCACCGGGCTGTTCCTCGCCCTGTTCGTGCAGCGTGTGACCAACGTGGCGGCAGGCGGCGCCGCGCTGTACGTCGCCGTCCGGCGCGGGGCGCCCGCGCTGCCGGAGGGCGGTCTGCCCCTGGCCTCGCTGCCGGCGTACGGGCTGGTCGGTCTCGCCGACGTCGCCGCGAACGGCACCTACGCCGTCGCCGCCCAGCACGGGCCGGTCACGGTGGCCGCCGTGCTGGCCTCGCTGTATCCGGTGGTGACGGCGCTGGCGGCGCGCGGTTTCCTGCGCGAGCGGCTGCGCGCGGTCCAGGCGGCGGGCGCGGGGCTGGCCCTGCTCGGCACCCTGCTGCTGGCCACCGGCTAG